A region of Bos javanicus breed banteng chromosome 17, ARS-OSU_banteng_1.0, whole genome shotgun sequence DNA encodes the following proteins:
- the KCTD10 gene encoding BTB/POZ domain-containing adapter for CUL3-mediated RhoA degradation protein 3 isoform X3 yields MSGESVVSSAVPAAATRTTSFKGTSPSSKYVKLNVGGALYYTTMQTLTKQDTMLKAMFSGRMEVLTDSEGWILIDRCGKHFGTILNYLRDGAVPLPESRREIEELLAEAKYYLVQGLVEECQAALQQNKDTYEPFCKVPVITSSKEEQKLIATSNKPAVKLLYNRSNNKYSYTSNSDDNMLKNIELFDKLSLRFNGRVLFIKDVIGDEICCWSFYGQGRKIAEVCCTSIVYATEKKQTKVEFPEARIYEETLNILLYEAQDGRGPDNALLEATGGAAGRSHHLDEDEERERERIERVRRIHIKRPDDRAHLHQ; encoded by the exons ATGTCAGGAGAAAGTGTGGTGAGCTCAGCGGTGCCAGCGGCTGCGACCCGCACCACTTCCTTCAAGGGCACGAGCCCCAGCTCCAAGTACGTGAAGCTGAACGTGGGTGGAGCCCTCTACTACACCACCATGCAGACGCTGACCAAGCAGGACACCATGCTGAAGGCCATGTTCAGCGGGCGCATGGAGGTGCTCACGGACAGTGAAG GCTGGATCCTCATTGACCGGTGTGGCAAGCACTTCGGTACGATACTCAACTACCTTCGCGACGGGGCGGTCCCCTTGCCCGAGAGCCGTCGGGAGATCGAAGAGTTGCTGGCAGAAGCCAAGTACTACCTGGTCCAGGGCCTGGTGGAAGAGTGCCAGGCCGCCCTGCAA CAGAACAAAGATACTTACGAGCCATTCTGCAAAGTTCCCGTCATTACGTCATCCAAGGAAGAACAGAAACTTATAGCGACGTCAAATAAG CCAGCTGTGAAGTTGCTCTACAACAGAAGTAACAACAAATACTCGTATACCAG CAATTCTGACGACAATATGTTGAAAAACATCGAACTGTTTGATAAGCTGTCTCTGCGCTTTAACGGAAGGGTCCTGTTCATAAAGGACGTCATTGGGGACGAAATCTGCTGCTGGTCCTTCTACGGCCAGGGCCGCAAGATCGCCGAGGTCTGCTGCACCTCCATCGTCTACGCCACTGAGAAGAAGCAGACAAAG GTGGAGTTCCCCGAAGCCCGGATCTACGAGGAGACCCTGAACATTTTGCTGTACGAGGCCCAGGATGGCCGGGGACCTGACAACGCACTCCTGGAGGCCACGGGCGGGGCGGCCGGGCGCTCCCACCACCTGGACGAGGACGAGGAGCGGGAACGGGAGCGGATCGAGCGCGTGCGGCGGATCCACATCAAGCGCCCGGACGACCGGGCCCACCTCCACCAGTGA
- the KCTD10 gene encoding BTB/POZ domain-containing adapter for CUL3-mediated RhoA degradation protein 3 isoform X2, whose translation MEEMSGESVVSSAVPAAATRTTSFKGTSPSSKYVKLNVGGALYYTTMQTLTKQDTMLKAMFSGRMEVLTDSEGWILIDRCGKHFGTILNYLRDGAVPLPESRREIEELLAEAKYYLVQGLVEECQAALQNKDTYEPFCKVPVITSSKEEQKLIATSNKPAVKLLYNRSNNKYSYTSNSDDNMLKNIELFDKLSLRFNGRVLFIKDVIGDEICCWSFYGQGRKIAEVCCTSIVYATEKKQTKVEFPEARIYEETLNILLYEAQDGRGPDNALLEATGGAAGRSHHLDEDEERERERIERVRRIHIKRPDDRAHLHQ comes from the exons GAAGAGATGTCAGGAGAAAGTGTGGTGAGCTCAGCGGTGCCAGCGGCTGCGACCCGCACCACTTCCTTCAAGGGCACGAGCCCCAGCTCCAAGTACGTGAAGCTGAACGTGGGTGGAGCCCTCTACTACACCACCATGCAGACGCTGACCAAGCAGGACACCATGCTGAAGGCCATGTTCAGCGGGCGCATGGAGGTGCTCACGGACAGTGAAG GCTGGATCCTCATTGACCGGTGTGGCAAGCACTTCGGTACGATACTCAACTACCTTCGCGACGGGGCGGTCCCCTTGCCCGAGAGCCGTCGGGAGATCGAAGAGTTGCTGGCAGAAGCCAAGTACTACCTGGTCCAGGGCCTGGTGGAAGAGTGCCAGGCCGCCCTGCAA AACAAAGATACTTACGAGCCATTCTGCAAAGTTCCCGTCATTACGTCATCCAAGGAAGAACAGAAACTTATAGCGACGTCAAATAAG CCAGCTGTGAAGTTGCTCTACAACAGAAGTAACAACAAATACTCGTATACCAG CAATTCTGACGACAATATGTTGAAAAACATCGAACTGTTTGATAAGCTGTCTCTGCGCTTTAACGGAAGGGTCCTGTTCATAAAGGACGTCATTGGGGACGAAATCTGCTGCTGGTCCTTCTACGGCCAGGGCCGCAAGATCGCCGAGGTCTGCTGCACCTCCATCGTCTACGCCACTGAGAAGAAGCAGACAAAG GTGGAGTTCCCCGAAGCCCGGATCTACGAGGAGACCCTGAACATTTTGCTGTACGAGGCCCAGGATGGCCGGGGACCTGACAACGCACTCCTGGAGGCCACGGGCGGGGCGGCCGGGCGCTCCCACCACCTGGACGAGGACGAGGAGCGGGAACGGGAGCGGATCGAGCGCGTGCGGCGGATCCACATCAAGCGCCCGGACGACCGGGCCCACCTCCACCAGTGA
- the KCTD10 gene encoding BTB/POZ domain-containing adapter for CUL3-mediated RhoA degradation protein 3 isoform X1, translating into MEEMSGESVVSSAVPAAATRTTSFKGTSPSSKYVKLNVGGALYYTTMQTLTKQDTMLKAMFSGRMEVLTDSEGWILIDRCGKHFGTILNYLRDGAVPLPESRREIEELLAEAKYYLVQGLVEECQAALQQNKDTYEPFCKVPVITSSKEEQKLIATSNKPAVKLLYNRSNNKYSYTSNSDDNMLKNIELFDKLSLRFNGRVLFIKDVIGDEICCWSFYGQGRKIAEVCCTSIVYATEKKQTKVEFPEARIYEETLNILLYEAQDGRGPDNALLEATGGAAGRSHHLDEDEERERERIERVRRIHIKRPDDRAHLHQ; encoded by the exons GAAGAGATGTCAGGAGAAAGTGTGGTGAGCTCAGCGGTGCCAGCGGCTGCGACCCGCACCACTTCCTTCAAGGGCACGAGCCCCAGCTCCAAGTACGTGAAGCTGAACGTGGGTGGAGCCCTCTACTACACCACCATGCAGACGCTGACCAAGCAGGACACCATGCTGAAGGCCATGTTCAGCGGGCGCATGGAGGTGCTCACGGACAGTGAAG GCTGGATCCTCATTGACCGGTGTGGCAAGCACTTCGGTACGATACTCAACTACCTTCGCGACGGGGCGGTCCCCTTGCCCGAGAGCCGTCGGGAGATCGAAGAGTTGCTGGCAGAAGCCAAGTACTACCTGGTCCAGGGCCTGGTGGAAGAGTGCCAGGCCGCCCTGCAA CAGAACAAAGATACTTACGAGCCATTCTGCAAAGTTCCCGTCATTACGTCATCCAAGGAAGAACAGAAACTTATAGCGACGTCAAATAAG CCAGCTGTGAAGTTGCTCTACAACAGAAGTAACAACAAATACTCGTATACCAG CAATTCTGACGACAATATGTTGAAAAACATCGAACTGTTTGATAAGCTGTCTCTGCGCTTTAACGGAAGGGTCCTGTTCATAAAGGACGTCATTGGGGACGAAATCTGCTGCTGGTCCTTCTACGGCCAGGGCCGCAAGATCGCCGAGGTCTGCTGCACCTCCATCGTCTACGCCACTGAGAAGAAGCAGACAAAG GTGGAGTTCCCCGAAGCCCGGATCTACGAGGAGACCCTGAACATTTTGCTGTACGAGGCCCAGGATGGCCGGGGACCTGACAACGCACTCCTGGAGGCCACGGGCGGGGCGGCCGGGCGCTCCCACCACCTGGACGAGGACGAGGAGCGGGAACGGGAGCGGATCGAGCGCGTGCGGCGGATCCACATCAAGCGCCCGGACGACCGGGCCCACCTCCACCAGTGA